The following proteins are co-located in the Candidatus Manganitrophaceae bacterium genome:
- a CDS encoding protein kinase — protein MSLPAPYGKYLLIDKIAKGGMAEVYLAKQIGLKGFERLLAIKRILPQFTENAEFVSMFINEAKVAAQLAHPNIVQIYDFGEIEASYYIGMEYIMGRDLRTILERSQKVNRPLSIDQILFVISRVCSGLEHAHKKKDLHGNDLNLVHRDISPQNILISYEGDVKLVDFGIAKAALQENETRTGILKGKLAYMSPEQAWGKPIDHRSDLFSLGIVLHESLTGRRLFKGDSEINTLERVREAKFDSPRLVNSNVTEQVEAALAKALAKEVDQRYPSAGAMQNELERCLSKPLSEIQTELAQLLRPLFAEEINQDQSRMKRAALATSEPTPVQAVAGGTPSPLLKSPAPFDPKFEAPKRRMGTGAITLFLVVGALGLVGVGTVVLLKKGEEPEVVVARAPLPAAGQAAPSPLSTPLTDKRETGFKEVESVASKEPPASPSTASEPIASTAAQRTEEKPIQPARIQKVPAPKSKTASSLNSNLNFNEAATPVPDEKPALSSPTPPISERKKELPPLQESVTKEAAAPSVKQEPIKEAALHPAVSSAARPPAPSDEELIREVIKRQEIAFENKDLNLYLKDWMKFSQKDEKEVQTFFDQYETLSVQFDITDIQIRGNQAALTMNQSTELKAKKGKKVQTATSKVSWGLVKEGSIWKINDTKILDKK, from the coding sequence ATGAGTCTTCCTGCTCCATACGGAAAATATTTACTGATCGACAAGATCGCCAAAGGCGGCATGGCCGAGGTCTACCTCGCCAAGCAGATCGGCCTCAAAGGATTTGAGCGTCTCTTGGCGATCAAGCGGATTCTCCCCCAGTTCACCGAAAACGCCGAGTTCGTCTCGATGTTCATCAACGAGGCGAAGGTCGCCGCCCAGCTGGCGCATCCGAATATCGTCCAGATCTATGATTTCGGCGAGATTGAAGCGTCGTACTACATCGGAATGGAATACATCATGGGGAGGGATCTTCGGACGATCCTGGAGCGGAGCCAGAAGGTCAACCGGCCCCTTTCGATCGACCAGATCCTGTTCGTCATCAGCCGGGTTTGCAGCGGCCTCGAACATGCCCATAAAAAGAAAGACCTTCACGGAAACGACCTGAATCTCGTCCATCGCGACATCAGTCCCCAAAATATATTGATCTCCTATGAGGGCGATGTGAAACTGGTCGATTTCGGAATCGCCAAGGCGGCCCTCCAAGAAAACGAAACCCGGACCGGGATCCTCAAAGGAAAGCTCGCCTATATGTCGCCGGAGCAGGCCTGGGGGAAGCCGATCGATCATCGCTCCGACCTCTTCTCGCTCGGCATCGTCCTTCATGAATCGCTGACGGGGAGGCGGCTTTTTAAAGGGGACAGCGAGATCAATACCCTGGAGCGGGTCCGGGAAGCAAAGTTTGACTCGCCCCGGCTCGTTAATTCCAACGTCACGGAACAGGTTGAAGCCGCTCTCGCCAAAGCGTTGGCCAAAGAGGTCGACCAACGGTATCCTTCCGCAGGCGCGATGCAGAATGAGCTGGAGCGGTGTCTCTCTAAGCCACTCAGCGAAATCCAGACGGAGCTGGCGCAGCTGCTTCGCCCGCTTTTTGCCGAAGAGATCAATCAAGATCAAAGCCGGATGAAAAGAGCGGCGCTCGCCACATCGGAGCCGACCCCGGTTCAGGCGGTTGCGGGGGGAACCCCGTCTCCTTTATTAAAGAGCCCTGCGCCCTTCGACCCCAAATTCGAGGCTCCGAAACGAAGGATGGGAACGGGCGCGATCACCCTCTTTTTGGTGGTCGGCGCGCTGGGGCTGGTCGGTGTCGGGACGGTCGTATTGTTGAAAAAAGGGGAGGAGCCGGAGGTGGTGGTTGCGAGAGCCCCCCTTCCTGCGGCAGGTCAAGCGGCCCCTTCGCCGCTTTCCACTCCGTTAACCGATAAACGCGAAACCGGTTTTAAAGAAGTAGAATCGGTAGCGTCGAAGGAGCCGCCCGCTTCGCCATCGACCGCCTCGGAGCCCATCGCCTCGACGGCCGCCCAGCGAACCGAGGAAAAACCGATTCAGCCGGCCAGAATCCAAAAAGTGCCGGCCCCGAAGTCTAAAACGGCTTCTTCTTTAAATTCCAATTTAAATTTCAATGAAGCGGCGACCCCGGTTCCGGACGAGAAACCTGCTCTTTCCTCTCCGACCCCTCCGATCTCGGAGAGGAAAAAAGAGCTTCCCCCCCTTCAGGAGAGTGTGACCAAAGAGGCGGCCGCGCCGAGTGTGAAGCAAGAGCCGATCAAGGAAGCGGCGCTTCATCCCGCCGTCTCCTCCGCGGCGAGACCGCCTGCGCCTTCCGATGAAGAGCTGATCCGGGAGGTGATCAAGCGGCAGGAGATTGCTTTTGAGAACAAGGACCTTAATTTATACTTAAAGGATTGGATGAAATTCTCGCAGAAAGATGAAAAAGAGGTTCAAACCTTTTTTGACCAATACGAAACCCTCTCCGTTCAGTTTGATATCACCGATATTCAGATCCGGGGAAATCAGGCCGCTCTGACGATGAACCAGTCGACCGAGCTGAAGGCCAAGAAGGGGAAGAAAGTTCAGACGGCGACGAGCAAGGTCAGTTGGGGATTGGTTAAAGAGGGGAGCATCTGGAAAATCAACGATACTAAAATCCTCGACAAAAAATAA
- a CDS encoding dienelactone hydrolase family protein: MDIRERKGDEAVSDLSSKSRWTRREFVVTALAAGFALAVRPVFGEVLTTDTGGLTAGEVKIAVADGEMPGYRAMPEKGGPFPVVLVVQEIFGVHEHIRDLCRRLAKEGYFAVAPELYARQGDVSKMPDAQEIFSRVVSKVPDMQVLSDLDAAADWAGKSGRGDLKRLGITGFCWGGRVVWLYAAHSPRLKAGVAWYGRLAGEKSALQPAHPIDVATKLKAPVLGLYGGADAGIPMEMIERMRQALKTANSPSEIVVYPDAPHGFNADYRPSYRKEAAQDGWKRMLAWFKKYGVA, translated from the coding sequence ATGGACATCAGAGAGCGGAAGGGGGACGAAGCGGTCAGCGATCTTTCATCGAAAAGCCGATGGACCCGCCGGGAGTTTGTCGTCACGGCGCTCGCCGCCGGTTTTGCCCTGGCGGTGCGGCCGGTCTTCGGCGAAGTCTTGACGACCGATACGGGCGGTCTGACCGCCGGCGAGGTGAAGATTGCGGTGGCCGACGGCGAGATGCCGGGCTACCGGGCGATGCCGGAGAAGGGAGGCCCCTTTCCGGTGGTCCTCGTCGTCCAGGAGATTTTCGGGGTTCATGAACATATCAGAGACCTCTGCCGCCGTCTGGCGAAGGAGGGATATTTCGCCGTCGCCCCCGAGCTCTATGCCCGGCAAGGGGATGTCTCCAAGATGCCCGACGCCCAAGAAATCTTCAGCAGGGTGGTCTCCAAAGTTCCCGATATGCAGGTCTTGTCCGATCTCGATGCGGCGGCCGATTGGGCCGGAAAATCGGGGAGGGGAGATCTCAAACGGTTGGGGATCACCGGTTTTTGTTGGGGAGGCCGGGTCGTCTGGCTCTATGCGGCGCACAGCCCGCGGCTGAAAGCCGGCGTCGCCTGGTATGGACGCTTGGCGGGGGAGAAAAGCGCGCTGCAGCCGGCGCATCCGATCGACGTCGCGACGAAGCTCAAAGCGCCGGTGCTCGGACTCTACGGCGGCGCCGATGCAGGCATCCCGATGGAAATGATCGAACGGATGCGCCAGGCGCTCAAAACAGCCAACAGCCCTTCCGAGATCGTCGTCTATCCTGACGCGCCGCACGGCTTCAATGCCGACTACCGTCCGAGCTATCGTAAAGAGGCCGCCCAGGACGGCTGGAAGCGGATGTTGGCGTGGTTCAAAAAATACGGCGTCGCCTAG
- a CDS encoding cupin domain-containing protein, whose protein sequence is MSREAKVATFPNGVGVIKWGRKEEPTAESVAEEMKRFGYQVYDLQTVTPWFERSRHAHDEPEIRGAVSGVMTFHFDDLPVTIEAGDILLIPGGLAHEVISHNGRPFSAYKGSLSGERKVTEHGDARGSVEQLTRKGSGAK, encoded by the coding sequence ATGTCACGAGAGGCGAAGGTCGCAACCTTTCCCAATGGGGTGGGAGTGATCAAGTGGGGGCGGAAGGAAGAGCCGACGGCGGAATCGGTGGCCGAGGAGATGAAGCGGTTTGGGTATCAAGTCTATGATCTCCAGACCGTGACCCCCTGGTTCGAGCGAAGCCGTCATGCGCACGACGAGCCGGAGATTCGGGGCGCCGTCTCCGGGGTGATGACGTTCCACTTCGACGACCTTCCGGTCACGATTGAAGCGGGAGACATCCTTTTAATTCCGGGCGGGCTTGCGCACGAAGTGATCAGCCACAATGGGCGCCCTTTCTCCGCTTATAAAGGTTCCTTGAGCGGGGAGCGGAAGGTGACGGAGCATGGCGATGCCCGCGGCAGCGTGGAGCAGCTGACGCGCAAGGGATCCGGAGCGAAATGA
- a CDS encoding hemerythrin domain-containing protein gives MKATELLKADHRNVFDLMNQLRAAGKRDALLLQRIYDSLKVHTQCEEEIFYPAMQPMNPDEIQRARTAHNEIDDLLEELMAIRIQKGMVVFFEVLNNLEQKLRQHVEEEEGKIFPEAEERLKGNLEEMGNRIEEYKIDLRTTNYGMAA, from the coding sequence ATGAAAGCAACGGAGCTTTTAAAAGCGGATCATCGGAATGTGTTCGATCTGATGAATCAGCTCAGGGCGGCCGGCAAGCGGGACGCACTTCTCCTTCAGCGGATTTATGACAGCCTTAAAGTCCACACGCAGTGCGAAGAAGAGATCTTCTATCCCGCGATGCAGCCGATGAACCCCGACGAGATTCAGAGAGCGAGGACAGCGCACAATGAGATCGACGATCTTCTCGAGGAGTTGATGGCAATCCGGATTCAGAAAGGGATGGTTGTTTTTTTTGAAGTGTTGAATAACCTTGAGCAGAAGTTACGTCAGCACGTCGAAGAAGAGGAGGGGAAAATTTTTCCGGAGGCGGAGGAGCGGCTGAAGGGAAACCTTGAAGAGATGGGAAACCGGATTGAAGAGTACAAAATCGATCTGCGAACGACGAACTACGGCATGGCCGCCTAA
- a CDS encoding HAD-IA family hydrolase: MNRMVCLDLDGTLEDSRRDMISAVRRVREALQLPHRTDKEILPWINKGMEPLYRACFDDYLQADAARFEEVRRRYEADYLENVTRETQLYSGIAEVLPKLAKLAPLIVVTNKPERISRRLLEVLRIDQFFADIIGGDTCAATKPDPLLLEEAAWRCGFDPEKGCAVMIGDTAGDIQMGRAFGAKTIWCAWGYVSEPGERPDLIAPDPAVLPALVQMILDKDEFPEEEACDLPAYP, from the coding sequence ATGAACCGAATGGTCTGCCTCGATCTCGATGGAACGCTCGAAGACAGCCGGCGCGACATGATCTCGGCGGTGCGTCGCGTCCGCGAAGCGCTGCAGCTGCCTCACCGGACCGATAAGGAGATCCTTCCTTGGATCAACAAGGGGATGGAGCCGCTCTATCGCGCCTGCTTCGACGACTACCTTCAGGCCGATGCGGCGCGGTTCGAGGAGGTCCGTCGTCGGTATGAGGCCGACTACCTGGAAAATGTCACCCGTGAGACGCAGCTTTATTCTGGCATTGCGGAAGTCCTTCCGAAGCTGGCGAAGTTGGCGCCGCTCATCGTGGTGACGAATAAGCCGGAGCGGATCTCGCGTCGTCTGCTCGAGGTCCTCCGGATCGATCAGTTTTTTGCCGACATTATCGGCGGGGATACCTGTGCCGCAACCAAGCCCGACCCGTTGCTTTTGGAGGAAGCCGCCTGGCGATGCGGATTTGATCCGGAGAAAGGCTGTGCCGTGATGATCGGAGATACCGCGGGCGACATTCAGATGGGCCGCGCTTTCGGAGCGAAGACCATCTGGTGTGCATGGGGATATGTCAGCGAGCCGGGCGAGCGCCCCGACCTCATCGCGCCCGATCCCGCCGTCCTGCCGGCGCTTGTCCAGATGATCTTGGACAAGGATGAATTCCCGGAAGAGGAAGCGTGCGACCTTCCAGCGTATCCCTGA